The Bemisia tabaci chromosome 8, PGI_BMITA_v3 genome has a segment encoding these proteins:
- the LOC109033951 gene encoding protein D1, producing the protein MEQACYERMNRVLGTLCVFVYLKIFISNYCAVAAPGATKTASLRKKTPAEIKDKLLKFNVIPDIIPVESFPEHEIQVVWPEAKADLGNLIPPHLTMTQPNVSWPSSEGYYYTLLMVDPDRDQDTEFGESKDFMNEYQCWLVGNIPGSNLSAGEKFTDYVPPIKPKPLYFMRTVFFVFEHANKTTIKYEEPRLLSDSGEDAWRAHFRTRKFMKKYGFKNAYAVNFFHGEWDAWVPPGPEEEAEMLITLSAPPITTRSYWD; encoded by the exons ATGGAGCAAGCATGTTATGAAAG AATGAATCGAGTTCTCGGAACTTTGTGCGTTTTCGtctacttgaaaattttcatctcaaattACTGCGCGGTAGCAGCCCCTGGAGCTACTAAGACGGCAAGTCTACGGAAAAAAACTCCTGCTGAGATCAAGGACAAGCTGCTCAAGTTCAACGTTATACCTGATATTATACCCGTTGAGAGCTTTCCGGAACATGAAATACAG GTAGTTTGGCCTGAAGCAAAAGCCGATCTTGGCAATCTCATTCCACCACACCTCACTATGACACAGCCTAATGTTTCATGGCCTTCATCTGAAGGATATTACTACACTCTACTTATGGTTG ATCCAGACAGAGATCAAGATACGGAGTTTGGAGAATCAAAAGATTTCATGAATGAATATCAATGTTGGTTGGTTGGCAATATTCCTGGCAGCAATTTATCAGCTGGAGAAAAATTTACAGATTACGTCCCTCCTATCAAACCTAAACCTTTAT ATTTCATGCGGACCGTATTTTTCGTATTTGAGCACGCAAACAAGACAACTATAAAATATGAAGAACCTCGATTGCTTTCAGA TAGTGGCGAGGACGCATGGCGCGCTCATTTTCGGACGAGAAAGTTCATGAAGAAATATGGGTTCAAGAACGCATACGCGGTCAACTTCTTCCACGGTGAATGGGACGCATGGGTACCACCGGGACCCGAGGAGGAAGCCGAAATGCTCATCACTTTATCGGCACCGCCGATAACGACAAGAAGTTACTG GGACTAA
- the LOC109033953 gene encoding protein D2 isoform X1, which produces MCLNFFYLECFLLPVWASIFFVIPDVALANDDFLDETPVEEMVKKLEKWKIIPECFSIQPRHEFLIRYTRDVYIKFGTEVDPAPDMTWLRFNMIWNAQENIYYTAMLVGLDEPSVQTPIHREYLYWLVTNIPICKILNGHVIAEYQQPKPENNTGLHRYVYIVYRQPCGEMIYREKHIDKRDIEPRYNFSNRKFADKYGYAGPYAVNFFTAKFSPPHED; this is translated from the exons ATGTGTTTAAACTTCTTTTACCTGGAATGTTTCCTCTTACCTGTATGGGCCTCAATATTCTTCGTTATTCCGGATGTTGCGCTGgcaaatgatgattttctgGATGAAACGCCTGTAGAAGAAATGGTGAAGAagttggaaaaatggaaaataatacCCGAATGTTTTTCAATCCAACCACGTCATGAGTTTTtg ATAAGATATACGCGTGATGtatacattaaatttggcacGGAAGTGGATCCTGCACCGGATATGACATGGCTCAGATTCAACATGATATGGAATGCACAAGAAAACATTTACTACACTGCGATGTTAGTAG GTCTGGATGAGCCGTCAGTCCAGACGCCAATTCATCGTGAATATTTATATTGGTTGGTCACAAACATTCCaatatgcaaaattttgaacggTCATGTCATTGCTGAGTATCAACAACCAAAACCAGAAAATAATACAG GTTTACATCGGTACGTATACATAGTATACCGACAGCCTTGCGGGGAAATGATCTACAGGGAGAAACACATCGATAAGCG GGATATTGAGCCTAGGTACAACTTTTCTAACCGCAAGTTTGCAGACAAATATGGTTATGCAGGACCTTATGCTGTCAATTTCTTCACCGCAAAGTTCTCTCCACCTCATGAGGATTAA